The nucleotide sequence TCACGACAGACCGCCACTGGCAGGAGGCGCAGCGCATCCGCCAGCGGGTCTTCGTCGAAGAACAGGCCTGCCCGCCGGACGAAGAGTGGGACGCCTGGGACGCGGCCGCAGCGCGGGGCCGGACGTGTCACCACTTGCTCGGGCAGGTGGACGGTACCCCGGTTGCCACGGCCCGGTGGCGCCCGGTAACCTACAGGGGGCGCGCAGCAGCCAAGCTGGAACGCTTCGCTGTGCTTCCCGCCTGGCGTGGGCGGG is from Bacteroidota bacterium and encodes:
- a CDS encoding GNAT family N-acetyltransferase translates to MDVLAVTTDRHWQEAQRIRQRVFVEEQACPPDEEWDAWDAAAARGRTCHHLLGQVDGTPVATARWRPVTYRGRAAAKLERFAVLPAWRGRGLGRAIVEAAIREAQQAGFATLVLHAQAHLEPLYAAFGFEPVGPVFEEAGIPHIAMVRGEDSLRGEA